Proteins encoded within one genomic window of Cellulomonas flavigena DSM 20109:
- the tpiA gene encoding triose-phosphate isomerase, giving the protein MANTRTPLMAGNWKMNLDHHQATHTVQKLAWTLKDAKHDYAAVEVAVLVPFTDLRSVQTLVDADKLELVYGAQDVSAHESGAYTGEISPLFLAKLGVTYVAVGHSERRQYHAEDDAVVNAKTTSALGAGLVPIVCVGEPLEVREAGEHVPHTLAQVEGALADLTAEQVAGLVIAYEPVWAIGTGKTATPEDAQELCAAIRVKVAELYDQATADAVRVLYGGSVKSSNVASIMDKPDVDGALVGGASLDPEEFAKIARYQAHTVA; this is encoded by the coding sequence GTGGCGAACACGCGCACCCCGCTCATGGCGGGCAACTGGAAGATGAACCTCGACCACCACCAGGCGACGCACACCGTGCAGAAGCTCGCGTGGACGCTCAAGGACGCCAAGCACGACTACGCAGCCGTCGAGGTCGCCGTGCTCGTGCCGTTCACCGACCTGCGCAGCGTGCAGACGCTCGTGGACGCGGACAAGCTCGAGCTGGTCTACGGCGCCCAGGACGTGTCGGCGCACGAGTCCGGCGCGTACACCGGCGAGATCTCGCCGCTGTTCCTCGCCAAGCTCGGCGTCACGTACGTCGCCGTCGGGCACTCCGAGCGTCGGCAGTACCACGCCGAGGACGACGCGGTCGTCAACGCCAAGACGACGTCCGCGCTCGGTGCGGGCCTCGTGCCGATCGTCTGCGTCGGTGAGCCTCTCGAGGTCCGCGAGGCCGGCGAGCACGTCCCGCACACGCTCGCGCAGGTCGAGGGTGCGCTGGCGGACCTGACGGCCGAGCAGGTCGCCGGTCTCGTCATCGCCTACGAGCCCGTGTGGGCGATCGGCACCGGCAAGACCGCGACGCCCGAGGACGCGCAGGAGCTCTGCGCCGCGATCCGCGTCAAGGTCGCCGAGCTGTACGACCAGGCCACCGCCGACGCCGTGCGCGTGCTCTACGGCGGCTCGGTGAAGTCGTCGAACGTCGCGTCGATCATGGACAAGCCGGACGTCGACGGTGCCCTCGTCGGCGGCGCGAGCCTCGACCCCGAGGAGTTCGCGAAGATCGCGCGCTACCAGGCGCACACCGTCGCCTGA
- a CDS encoding phosphoglycerate kinase — protein sequence MKTIEDLGDLRGKRVLVRSDFNVPLDGTTITDDGRIRAALPTLEALLDQGARVVVTAHLGRPKGAPEAKYSLAPVAARLGELLGREVALADDLVGDSAKATVAALQDGQVALLENVRFDARETSKDDAERGALADELAALADAFVSDGFGVVHRKQASVYDVAQRLPHAAGTLVLAEVEALRKAVEDPERPYVVVLGGAKVSDKLGVIGNLLTKADKLLIGGGMMFTFLKAQGHEVGSSLLEEDQVETVKGYLAQAQESGVEIVLPVDTLVAPEFGSDDFEVVAVDAIPAGTMGLDIGPRSAALFAEAILGARTIAWNGPMGVFERPAYAEGTKAVAQALVDTEGFSIVGGGDSAAAVRLLGFDEAGFGHISTGGGASLELLEGKTLPGIAVLED from the coding sequence ATGAAGACCATCGAGGACCTGGGCGACCTGCGCGGCAAGCGTGTGCTCGTCCGCTCCGACTTCAACGTGCCGCTCGACGGCACGACGATCACCGACGACGGCCGCATCCGCGCGGCGCTGCCGACGCTCGAGGCGCTGCTGGACCAGGGCGCGCGCGTCGTCGTCACCGCCCACCTCGGTCGCCCGAAGGGCGCCCCGGAGGCCAAGTACTCGCTCGCCCCCGTCGCCGCGCGTCTCGGCGAGCTGCTCGGCCGGGAGGTCGCGCTCGCCGACGACCTCGTGGGCGATTCCGCGAAGGCCACCGTCGCCGCGCTGCAGGACGGGCAGGTCGCCCTGCTCGAGAACGTGCGGTTCGACGCGCGTGAGACCAGCAAGGACGACGCGGAGCGCGGCGCGCTCGCCGACGAGCTCGCGGCTCTCGCGGACGCGTTCGTGTCCGACGGCTTCGGCGTCGTGCACCGCAAGCAGGCGTCGGTCTACGACGTCGCGCAGCGCCTGCCGCACGCCGCGGGCACGCTCGTCCTCGCCGAGGTCGAGGCCCTGCGCAAGGCGGTCGAGGACCCGGAGCGTCCCTACGTCGTCGTGCTCGGCGGTGCGAAGGTCTCCGACAAGCTCGGCGTCATCGGCAACCTCCTCACGAAGGCCGACAAGCTGCTCATCGGCGGCGGCATGATGTTCACCTTCCTCAAGGCCCAGGGGCACGAGGTCGGCTCCTCGCTCCTCGAGGAGGACCAGGTCGAGACCGTCAAGGGCTACCTCGCGCAGGCGCAGGAGTCCGGCGTCGAGATCGTCCTGCCCGTCGACACGCTGGTCGCCCCGGAGTTCGGCTCGGACGACTTCGAGGTCGTCGCGGTGGACGCGATCCCCGCCGGCACGATGGGCCTGGACATCGGCCCGAGGTCCGCCGCGCTGTTCGCCGAGGCGATCCTCGGCGCGAGGACCATCGCGTGGAACGGCCCCATGGGCGTCTTCGAGCGTCCCGCCTACGCCGAGGGCACCAAGGCCGTCGCGCAGGCGCTCGTCGACACCGAGGGCTTCTCGATCGTCGGTGGCGGCGACTCCGCCGCGGCCGTGCGGCTGCTCGGCTTCGACGAGGCCGGCTTCGGCCACATCTCCACCGGCGGCGGCGCGTCGCTGGAGCTCCTCGAGGGCAAGACCCTCCCCGGCATCGCGGTCCTGGAGGACTGA
- the gap gene encoding type I glyceraldehyde-3-phosphate dehydrogenase — MTIKVGINGFGRIGRNFYRAIIASGADIEIVGVNDLTDNHTLAHLLKYDTVLGRFPLTVDYDDENIIVDGKKIRALAERNPADLPWGELGADIVIESTGFFTDATKAKAHIDAGAKKVIISAPAKNEDATFVVGVNHTDYDAAAHHIISNASCTTNCLAPVAKALNDAIGIERGLMTTIHAYTGDQNLQDGPHRDLRRARAAAQNIVPTTTGAAKAVALVLPELKGKLDGFALRVPTITGSATDLTFTASREVTVDEVNAAVKAAAEGAMKGTLKYTEDDIVSSDIVTDPHQSIFDAKLTKVIGDQVKIVAWYDNEWGYSSSLVKLTEYVGARL; from the coding sequence GTGACCATCAAGGTCGGCATCAACGGCTTCGGCCGCATCGGGCGGAACTTCTACCGCGCCATCATCGCCTCGGGCGCCGACATCGAGATCGTCGGTGTCAACGACCTCACGGACAACCACACCCTGGCGCACCTGCTGAAGTACGACACGGTCCTGGGCCGCTTCCCGCTCACCGTGGACTACGACGACGAGAACATCATCGTCGACGGCAAGAAGATCCGGGCCCTGGCCGAGCGCAACCCGGCCGACCTGCCCTGGGGCGAGCTCGGCGCGGACATCGTCATCGAGTCCACGGGCTTCTTCACGGACGCGACCAAGGCCAAGGCGCACATCGACGCCGGTGCCAAGAAGGTCATCATCTCCGCCCCGGCGAAGAACGAGGACGCGACGTTCGTCGTCGGTGTGAACCACACGGACTACGACGCGGCTGCGCACCACATCATCTCGAACGCCTCGTGCACCACGAACTGCCTCGCCCCCGTGGCCAAGGCGCTCAACGACGCGATCGGCATCGAGCGTGGCCTCATGACCACGATCCACGCCTACACGGGTGACCAGAACCTGCAGGACGGCCCGCACCGCGACCTGCGTCGCGCCCGCGCCGCCGCGCAGAACATCGTCCCGACGACGACCGGCGCGGCCAAGGCCGTCGCGCTCGTCCTGCCCGAGCTCAAGGGCAAGCTCGACGGCTTCGCGCTGCGTGTGCCGACGATCACCGGTTCGGCCACGGACCTCACGTTCACCGCCTCGCGCGAGGTCACGGTCGACGAGGTCAACGCTGCGGTCAAGGCCGCCGCGGAGGGTGCGATGAAGGGCACGCTGAAGTACACCGAGGACGACATCGTCTCCTCGGACATCGTCACCGACCCGCACCAGAGCATCTTCGACGCGAAGCTCACCAAGGTGATCGGCGACCAGGTCAAGATCGTCGCCTGGTACGACAACGAGTGGGGCTACAGCTCGAGCCTCGTCAAGCTCACCGAGTACGTGGGCGCCCGTCTCTGA
- the whiA gene encoding DNA-binding protein WhiA, producing the protein MALTAQVKDELARLKVDKTSCRKAEISATLRFAGGLHIISGRIVIEAELDTGIAARRLRQAITEIYGHESDIIVVSGGGLRRGSRYVVRVVKDGESLARQTGLLDNRGRPVRGLPPQVVSAGIGEAEAAWRGAFLAHGSLTEPGRSSALEVTCPGPEAALALVGAARRLGVAAKARDVRGVDRVVIRDGDAIGVMLTRLGAHDAVLVWEERRVRREVRGTANRLANFDDANLRRSARAAVAAGARVERAFEILADDLPEHLRQAGELRLAHKEASLEELGKLADPPLTKDAVAGRIRRLLATADRRAAELGIPDTEAGLSPDLLDL; encoded by the coding sequence ATGGCGCTGACAGCACAGGTGAAGGACGAGCTCGCCCGGCTGAAGGTGGACAAGACGTCCTGCCGCAAGGCGGAGATCTCGGCCACGCTGCGGTTCGCGGGCGGCCTGCACATCATCTCGGGGCGCATCGTCATCGAGGCGGAGCTCGACACCGGCATCGCCGCCCGGCGCCTGCGCCAGGCGATCACCGAGATCTACGGGCACGAGAGCGACATCATCGTGGTCTCCGGCGGGGGGCTGCGCCGGGGGAGCCGCTACGTCGTCCGCGTCGTCAAGGACGGGGAGTCGTTGGCGCGCCAGACGGGTCTGCTCGACAACCGCGGCAGGCCGGTGCGGGGTCTGCCGCCGCAGGTCGTCTCCGCGGGGATCGGCGAGGCGGAGGCGGCGTGGCGCGGCGCGTTCCTCGCGCACGGCTCGCTCACCGAGCCGGGCCGGTCGTCCGCGCTCGAGGTGACCTGTCCCGGTCCGGAGGCGGCGCTCGCGCTCGTCGGCGCCGCACGGCGCCTCGGCGTCGCGGCCAAGGCGCGCGACGTGCGCGGTGTGGACCGCGTCGTCATCCGCGACGGTGACGCGATCGGCGTCATGCTCACGCGGCTCGGCGCGCACGACGCCGTGCTCGTCTGGGAGGAGCGGCGCGTCCGGCGCGAGGTCCGGGGCACCGCGAACCGGCTCGCGAACTTCGACGACGCGAACCTGCGCCGCTCGGCGCGCGCCGCCGTCGCCGCCGGCGCCCGCGTCGAGCGGGCGTTCGAGATCCTGGCGGACGACCTGCCCGAGCACCTGCGGCAGGCCGGCGAGCTCCGGCTCGCGCACAAGGAGGCCTCGCTCGAGGAGCTGGGCAAGCTGGCCGACCCGCCGCTGACGAAGGACGCGGTCGCCGGGCGGATCCGGCGGCTCCTCGCGACGGCCGACCGCCGAGCCGCCGAGCTCGGGATCCCCGACACCGAGGCGGGGCTCAGCCCCGACCTGCTGGACCTCTGA
- a CDS encoding gluconeogenesis factor YvcK family protein produces the protein MSTAAVGRFGDPNRPAVVALGGGHGLAASLSALRLMTDRITAVVTVADDGGSSGRLRDEMDVLPPGDLRMALSALCDDSEWGRTWRDLLQHRFSTDGPLDRHSVGNLLIVALWELLGDTVEGLDLVGRLLGARGRVLPMASVPLRIEADVRTADGTREVVRGQTQVALTPHRIEQLRLRPADPPACPEAVAAIRDADWVVLGPGSWYSSVLPHLLVPELRGALVTTTARVVVTLNLTPDDETAGMRAVDHLEVLRAHAPELRIHAVVADPASVEDVGELAELCSATGARLLVRQVRRGGRSAVHDPLRLAAALRDVVEGYLGDVGTPTGR, from the coding sequence GTGAGCACGGCGGCGGTGGGCCGGTTCGGTGACCCGAACCGCCCGGCGGTCGTCGCCCTGGGCGGCGGGCACGGGCTGGCGGCGTCCCTGTCGGCGCTGCGCCTCATGACGGACCGCATCACGGCTGTCGTCACCGTCGCCGACGACGGGGGGTCCTCGGGCCGACTGCGCGACGAGATGGACGTGCTGCCGCCCGGGGACCTGCGGATGGCGCTGTCGGCGCTGTGCGACGACTCGGAGTGGGGCCGTACCTGGCGCGACCTGCTGCAGCACCGATTCTCGACCGACGGTCCGCTCGACCGGCACTCGGTCGGCAACCTGCTCATCGTGGCCCTGTGGGAGCTGCTGGGGGACACCGTCGAAGGTCTGGACCTCGTCGGCCGGCTGCTGGGTGCGCGGGGGCGCGTGCTCCCCATGGCGTCGGTGCCGCTGCGCATCGAGGCGGACGTGCGCACGGCCGACGGCACCCGGGAGGTGGTGCGGGGGCAGACGCAGGTGGCGCTGACCCCGCACCGGATCGAGCAGCTGCGGCTGCGTCCCGCGGACCCGCCCGCGTGCCCCGAGGCGGTGGCCGCGATCCGCGACGCCGACTGGGTCGTGCTGGGGCCGGGCTCCTGGTACTCGTCGGTCCTGCCGCACCTGCTCGTGCCCGAGCTGCGCGGGGCGCTGGTGACCACCACCGCGCGTGTGGTGGTGACGCTGAACCTCACCCCGGACGACGAGACCGCCGGCATGCGGGCGGTCGACCACCTGGAGGTGCTGCGTGCGCACGCCCCGGAGCTGCGCATCCACGCGGTCGTGGCGGACCCCGCGTCGGTCGAGGACGTCGGAGAGCTCGCCGAGCTGTGCAGCGCGACGGGTGCGCGCCTGCTCGTGCGCCAGGTGCGACGGGGCGGGCGGAGCGCGGTGCACGACCCCCTGCGGCTCGCGGCCGCCCTGCGCGACGTGGTCGAGGGCTACCTGGGGGACGTCGGGACGCCGACCGGGCGGTGA
- the rapZ gene encoding RNase adapter RapZ — MSEPSPTTVPAGIPALEAATGAPVLEQPQVLVITGMSGAGRTRAAAVLEDLGWYVVDNLPAQMLTHLVGMLTSGPVGTGARRLAVVIDVRGREYFAALTGVLDHLQGTGVELRLLFLDASDEVLVRRFEQVRCPHPLQGDGRILDGIGHERSLLSDLRERADTVIDTSELNVHDLARVVRAGVSGPGDDVLHLSVLSFGFKYGIPLDADHVVDVRFLANPYWITELRHLSGRDAPVREYVLGLPGAVTFVERYVDALEPVLAGYLHEEKRYATIAVGCTGGKHRSVAISEAIGARLRERGHRVQVTARDLGKE, encoded by the coding sequence ATGAGCGAGCCCTCGCCGACCACGGTCCCGGCGGGCATCCCCGCCCTGGAGGCGGCCACGGGGGCGCCCGTCCTCGAGCAGCCCCAGGTGCTCGTCATCACCGGGATGTCGGGAGCCGGGCGCACGCGTGCAGCGGCGGTGCTCGAGGACCTCGGCTGGTACGTCGTCGACAACCTGCCCGCGCAGATGCTGACGCACCTCGTGGGCATGCTCACGAGCGGTCCGGTCGGAACCGGCGCCCGGCGGCTGGCCGTGGTGATCGACGTGCGCGGTCGCGAGTACTTCGCCGCCCTCACGGGTGTGCTCGACCACCTGCAGGGCACCGGGGTCGAGCTGCGCCTGCTGTTCCTCGACGCGTCCGACGAGGTCCTCGTGCGGCGGTTCGAGCAGGTGCGCTGCCCTCACCCGCTGCAGGGTGACGGTCGGATCCTCGACGGCATCGGGCACGAGCGCAGCCTGCTCTCGGACCTGCGCGAACGGGCGGACACCGTCATCGACACCTCGGAGCTCAACGTGCACGACCTCGCCCGCGTCGTGCGCGCGGGCGTCTCCGGGCCGGGTGACGACGTCCTGCACCTGTCGGTGCTGTCGTTCGGGTTCAAGTACGGCATCCCGCTCGACGCCGACCACGTCGTCGACGTCCGCTTCCTCGCGAACCCCTACTGGATCACCGAGCTGCGGCACCTGTCCGGCAGGGACGCCCCCGTCCGTGAGTACGTGCTGGGCCTGCCCGGGGCCGTGACGTTCGTCGAGCGCTACGTCGACGCGCTCGAGCCGGTGCTCGCCGGCTACCTGCACGAGGAGAAGCGGTACGCCACGATCGCGGTGGGGTGCACGGGCGGCAAGCACCGCTCCGTCGCGATCAGCGAGGCGATCGGCGCCCGCCTGCGCGAGCGGGGGCACCGGGTGCAGGTCACGGCGCGGGACCTGGGCAAGGAGTGA
- the uvrC gene encoding excinuclease ABC subunit UvrC — translation MADPATYRPAPGEIPDAPGVYRFRDEHGRVVYVGKAKSLRNRLNSYFQDLANLHPRTQQMVTTAAAVQWTVVGTEVEALALEYSWIKEFDPRFNVKYRDDKSYPYLAVTMADEVPRVQVMRGAKRRGTRYFGPYAHAWAIRETVDLLLRVFPVRTCSAGVFRRARQQGRPCLLGYIDKCSAPCVGRIGIEEHHQLAQDFCDFMAGDTGRFTRRLTRAMKDAAAEMDYERAARLRDDVRTLEKATERNAVVLSDGTDADVFALAGDELEAAVQVFHVRDGRIRGQRGWVVEKVEDLDDAELVEHLLQQVYGAEDPEAATASVPREVLVPVLPPDVEQVQAWLTGLRGSRVQVRVPQRGDKRELAATVLRNAEHALALHRTRRAGDLTSRSMALREIQEALDLPSAPLRIECYDVSHNQGTYQSASMVVFEDGLARKSEYRLFTVRGPEGQGARDDTAAMHEVITRRFRRYLAERADSHDPELGDAEEDDAPRTGPVDERTGRPARFAYPPNLVVVDGGPPQVAAAAAALAELGIDDVALCGLAKRLEEVWLPGEEYPVILRRASEGLYLLQRVRDEAHRFAITAHRKRRSKGMTASVLDDVPGLGPARKAALLRHFGSVKRLRAATAEEIATIPGMGARTAEAVVAALAVPPATPGGSGDTPAQEPGILGA, via the coding sequence ATGGCCGATCCCGCGACCTACCGTCCCGCCCCGGGGGAGATCCCGGACGCCCCGGGCGTCTACCGCTTCCGTGACGAGCACGGCCGCGTGGTCTACGTCGGCAAGGCCAAGAGCCTGCGCAACCGGCTCAACAGCTACTTCCAGGATCTCGCCAACCTGCACCCGCGGACGCAGCAGATGGTGACGACGGCCGCCGCCGTCCAGTGGACGGTCGTCGGCACGGAGGTCGAGGCCCTCGCGCTCGAGTACTCGTGGATCAAGGAGTTCGACCCGCGGTTCAACGTCAAGTACCGCGACGACAAGTCCTACCCCTACCTCGCGGTGACCATGGCCGACGAGGTCCCGCGCGTCCAGGTGATGCGCGGGGCCAAGCGGCGCGGCACGCGGTACTTCGGCCCGTACGCCCACGCGTGGGCCATCCGCGAGACCGTGGACCTGCTGCTGCGCGTGTTCCCGGTGCGCACGTGCTCCGCCGGGGTGTTCCGGCGTGCGCGCCAGCAGGGCCGCCCGTGTCTCCTCGGGTACATCGACAAGTGCTCGGCGCCGTGCGTGGGACGCATCGGCATCGAGGAGCACCACCAGCTCGCGCAGGACTTCTGCGACTTCATGGCGGGGGACACCGGCCGATTCACGCGGCGCCTGACCAGGGCGATGAAGGACGCTGCCGCCGAGATGGACTACGAGCGTGCGGCCCGACTGCGCGACGACGTCCGCACCCTCGAGAAGGCGACGGAGCGCAACGCCGTCGTGCTCTCGGACGGCACCGACGCCGACGTGTTCGCCCTGGCCGGGGACGAGCTCGAGGCCGCCGTCCAGGTGTTCCACGTCCGCGACGGGCGCATCCGGGGCCAGCGCGGCTGGGTCGTCGAGAAGGTCGAGGATCTCGACGACGCCGAGCTCGTCGAGCACCTGCTGCAGCAGGTCTACGGCGCCGAGGACCCCGAGGCCGCGACCGCCTCGGTGCCGCGCGAGGTCCTGGTGCCGGTGCTGCCGCCCGACGTGGAGCAGGTGCAGGCATGGCTGACCGGCCTGCGCGGCAGCCGCGTCCAGGTGCGCGTCCCGCAGCGCGGCGACAAGCGCGAGCTCGCCGCGACCGTGCTGCGCAACGCCGAGCACGCGCTCGCGCTGCACCGCACCCGCCGCGCCGGTGACCTCACCAGCCGCAGCATGGCGCTGCGGGAGATCCAGGAGGCCCTCGACCTGCCGAGCGCCCCGCTGCGGATCGAGTGCTACGACGTCTCCCACAACCAGGGCACGTACCAGTCGGCCTCGATGGTCGTCTTCGAGGACGGTCTGGCGCGCAAGAGCGAGTACCGGCTGTTCACCGTGCGCGGCCCCGAGGGGCAGGGTGCTCGCGACGACACCGCGGCGATGCACGAGGTCATCACGCGACGCTTCCGGCGCTACCTCGCCGAACGTGCCGACTCGCACGACCCCGAGCTGGGCGACGCGGAGGAGGACGACGCACCGCGCACGGGGCCCGTGGACGAGCGCACGGGTCGGCCCGCGCGCTTCGCCTACCCGCCGAACCTCGTCGTCGTCGACGGCGGCCCCCCGCAGGTCGCGGCGGCGGCCGCCGCGCTGGCCGAGCTCGGCATCGACGACGTCGCCCTGTGCGGGCTCGCCAAGCGGCTCGAGGAGGTCTGGCTGCCGGGGGAGGAGTACCCCGTCATCCTGCGGCGCGCCTCCGAGGGGCTCTACCTGCTGCAGCGTGTGCGCGACGAGGCCCACCGCTTCGCGATCACCGCGCATCGCAAGCGGCGCAGCAAGGGCATGACCGCCTCCGTGCTCGACGACGTGCCCGGCCTCGGCCCGGCCCGCAAGGCGGCGCTGCTGCGGCACTTCGGCTCCGTCAAGAGGCTGCGTGCGGCGACCGCGGAGGAGATCGCGACGATCCCGGGCATGGGAGCACGCACGGCCGAGGCGGTCGTCGCGGCGCTGGCGGTACCGCCCGCGACGCCCGGCGGGTCCGGTGACACGCCCGCGCAGGAGCCTGGCATCCTGGGGGCATGA
- a CDS encoding OsmC family protein, with amino-acid sequence MAQLLHQFSVDLTWTGARDVGTATYTSYGRDHVLTAGDRPPLPGTSDPGFRGDPDRWSPEDLLVGALSQCHMLWFLHLAATTGVVVVGYEDAASGTVRIEGAGHGQFTEVVLRPRVTVRNATLADGRPVDDALLADVHHRAHEHCFIARSVNFAVRHEPTPVLLERPTV; translated from the coding sequence ATGGCACAGCTGCTGCACCAGTTCTCGGTGGACCTCACGTGGACGGGGGCACGCGACGTCGGCACGGCGACGTACACGTCGTACGGGCGCGACCACGTCCTGACGGCGGGTGACCGGCCGCCGTTGCCCGGCACGTCCGACCCGGGGTTCCGCGGCGACCCCGACCGCTGGTCGCCCGAGGACCTCCTGGTCGGGGCGCTGTCGCAGTGCCACATGCTGTGGTTCCTGCACCTGGCGGCGACGACCGGCGTCGTGGTGGTGGGCTACGAGGACGCAGCCTCGGGCACCGTGCGCATCGAGGGGGCCGGCCACGGCCAGTTCACCGAGGTCGTGCTGCGGCCGCGCGTCACCGTCCGCAACGCCACCCTCGCGGACGGGCGCCCGGTCGACGACGCGCTGCTGGCCGACGTGCACCACCGCGCCCACGAGCACTGCTTCATCGCGCGGTCGGTGAACTTCGCCGTGCGGCACGAGCCCACGCCCGTGCTCCTGGAGCGGCCCACGGTGTGA